The Ascochyta rabiei chromosome 5, complete sequence genome has a segment encoding these proteins:
- a CDS encoding RNA helicase — translation MDVFKLLSRSAKPSAKASTTQSLPSSGAAANPQLFGHDGPEFHARGVGKRKRGQDKVEAEEDTSLYAGLDFFGAVKGEGGGEGKKRRRKEVVKEDKKDSAEEVADVAVGEEEVYDAAESKRLLRSHKLKVAVLEDFAEQKKSKKEKKEKKEKSSKKRKKEEAAKDAKKDAKKQLYPQPLTDFAQLRTRYAISRRLAENIQEQGYKLPTEVQLGALPLLLGAKKQATTTPDDPSTESSGAEYGGDVDLLTIAPTGSGKTIAFLIPVINALLSEGSADSKGGPRAVVVAPTRELAAQIVNEARKLAKGTGIKATLMRKGMEVVERGDEQETQAVEAQAEVSADEDSASESDASGGVQQKKCDRKRAELVKAAIIVATPLALLNALKRRDGTVAELSSVRHIVLDEADVLLDPLFREQTLAVWNACTNPLLRIGLWSATMGASVESLAISTLNARWASLASSRSDLPLRPPLIRLVVGLKDTAIPNIHHQLTYAATEQGKLLGLRQLLHPTSISSTSTAPVLRPPFLVFTQTIPRAIALHSELLYDIPPEAGGSSRIAVLHADLSSSARDTIMTRFRRGEIWVLITTDLLARGVDFRGLNGVVNFDAPTSAAAYVHRVGRTGRAGRAGGVAVTLYTQDDVPYVRVIANVIRASETLRGVKEGEGIVKQWLLDALPTPSKRDKAQLKKRGVESRRAHLTGKEAKKGRISTKSGFERRVENNKRGAVEGSRRRERAAREEAEADDE, via the coding sequence ATGGACGTCTTCAAACTCCTCTCGCGCTCGGCCAAACCCAGCGCCAAAGCAAGCACGACCCAGAGCCTGCCCTCGAGTGGCGCGGCGGCGAATCCGCAGCTTTTTGGTCACGACGGGCCGGAATTCCATGCTAGGGGCGTGGGGAAAAGGAAGAGGGGACAGGATAAGGTGGAGGCTGAGGAGGATACGAGCTTGTATGCTGGGCTGGACTTTTTTGGGGCGGTCAAGGGCGAGGGTGGGGGCGAggggaagaagaggaggaggaaggaGGTGGTGAAGGAGGACAAAAAGGACAGCGCTGAAGAGGTTGCGGATGTGGCTGTAGGTGAGGAGGAGGTATATGATGCAGCAGAGAGCAAGCGGCTGCTGCGCTCGCATAAGCTCAAGGTTGCTGTCCTGGAGGATTTCGccgagcagaagaagagcaagaaggagaagaaggagaagaaggagaagagcagcaagaagcgcaagaaGGAAGAAGCCGCCAAAGACGCGAAAAAGGACGCGAAGAAACAGCTCTACCCCCAGCCGCTCACCGACTTCGCACAGCTGCGCACGCGCTACGCCATCTCGAGACGCCTCGCGGAGAACATACAGGAGCAGGGCTACAAGCTGCCCACCGAAGTCCAGCTCGGtgcgctgccgctgctgctcggGGCCAAGAAGCAAGCCACCACAACGCCCGACGACCCCAGTACGGAGAGCTCGGGCGCAGAGTACGGGGGCGATGTTGATCTCCTGACCATTGCGCCGACAGGAAGCGGCAAGACGATCGCGTTCTTGATCCCCGTCATCAACGCGCTGCTCAGCGAGGGCTCAGCAGACAGCAAGGGGGGTCCGCGCGCGGTTGTCGTTGCACCGACACGAGAGCTCGCGGCGCAGATTGTGAACGAGGCGCGGAAACTCGCAAAGGGCACAGGCATCAAGGCTACGCTGATGAGGAAGGGTATGGAGGTTGTGGAGCGCGGCGACGAGCAGGAGACACAGGCAGTCGAGGCTCAGGCAGAGGTGTCGGCCGATGAAGACAGCGCGTCTGAGTCTGATGCTTCAGGAGGAGTGCAGCAGAAGAAGTGCGACCGCAAGCGCGCTGAGCTCGTCAAGGCTGCCATCATCGTCGCGACGCCCCTCGCGCTCCTCAACGCCCTCAAGCGCAGAGACGGTACCGTAGCAGAGCTGTCCAGCGTCCGCCACATTGTCCTCGATGAAGCAGACGTCCTGCTCGACCCGCTCTTCCGCGAGCAAACCCTCGCGGTCTGGAACGCCTGCACCAACCCGCTCCTCCGTATCGGTTTGTGGTCGGCCACAATGGGCGCATCGGTCGAGTCGCTCGCAATCTCGACACTGAACGCACGCTGGGCATCTCTCGCATCTAGCCGCAGCGATCTGCCGCTGCGCCCTCCGCTCATCCGTCTGGTCGTCGGCCTCAAAGACACAGCTATCCCCAATATCCACCACCAGCTCACCTACGCCGCTACAGAACAGGGCAAGCTTCTCGGCCTCCGCCAGCTCCTGCACCCAACCTCCATCTCGTCCACCTCCACGGCCCCTGTCCTCCGCCCTCCGTTCCTCGTCTTCACCCAGACCATCCCCCGCGCCATCGCCCTGCACTCGGAGCTCCTCTACGACATCCCCCCCGAAGCCGGCGGCAGCTCGCGCATCGCCGTCCTGCACGCCGACCTCTCCTCCAGCGCCCGCGACACAATCATGACGCGCTTCCGCCGCGGCGAGATCTGGGTCCTCATCACCACAGACCTCCTCGCACGGGGCGTCGACTTCCGCGGGCTCAACGGCGTCGTCAACTTCGACGCCCCGACCTCCGCCGCCGCGTACGTCCACCGCGTAGGCCGCACAGGCCGCGCTGGCCGCGCTGGCGGCGTTGCCGTCACCCTGTACACGCAGGACGACGTGCCGTACGTGCGCGTCATCGCCAATGTGATCCGCGCGAGCGAAACGCTCCGCGGCGTCAAAGAGGGCGAGGGCATCGTCAAGCAGTGGCTACTCGATGCACTCCCCACGCCCAGCAAGCGCGATAAAGCGCAGCTGAAGAAGCGCGGGGTGGAGAGCCGCCGCGCGCACCTTACGGGTAAAGAGGCGAAGAAAGGGCGCATCTCCACGAAATCTGGGTTCGAGCGCAGAGTGGAGAACAACAAACGCGGCGCTGTTGAGGGGAGTCGGAGACGGGAGCGGGCTGCTAGGGAGGAGGCTGAGGCGGATGATGAGTAG
- a CDS encoding ATP synthase subunit G atp20 — protein sequence MSFAVSRAVVRQSRFAVRRAGLRNASTTSEAAGAAKEKAAEASSKVQSKASEGLTKVKSSADSAASSVSNAASNAASTANSAASKVQGRTGRLVRAVQGLIPQALYYGRVTLEVGKLIAHQRSMAPPSIQTIQGYLQPALNALRHPASLVNRMNPNTILSQVRGASSAQYWSAGVVAAEVIGFFSIGEIIGRFKLVGYREKGHGGDSEAHA from the exons ATGTCTTTTGCCGTATCTCGCGCCGTCGTCCGCCAGTCGCGGTTCGCCGTCCGCCGCGCCGGCCTGCGCAATGCCTCTACCACGTCCGAGGCCGCCGGCGCCGCAAAGGAGAAGGCCGCCGAGGCCTCGTCCAAGGTCCAGTCCAAGGCCTCCGAGGGCCTGACCAAGGTCAAGAGCTCTGCTGACAGCGCTGCGAGCTCCGTCAGCAACGCTGCCAGCAACGCCGCGAGCACAGCCAACAGTGCTGCGAGCAAGGTCCAGGGCAGGACGGGCCGCCTGGTGCGCGCTGTTCAGG GACTCATCCCCCAGGCTCTGTACTACGGACGCGTCACCCTCGAGGTCGGCAAGCTCATCGCCCACCAGCGCAGCATGGCACCACC CTCCATCCAGACCATCCAGGGCTACCTCCAGCCCGCCCTCAACGCCCTCCGCCACCCCGCTTCGCTCGTGAACCGCATGAACCCCAACACCATTCTCAGCCAGGTCCGCGGCGCATCGAGCGCACAGTACTGGAGCGCCGGCGTCGTTGCCGCCGAGGTCATTGGCTTCTTCTCCATTGGCGAGATCATCGGCCGCTTCAAGCTCGTTGGGTACAGGGAGAAGGGCCACGGCGGCGACAGCGAGGCCCACGCATAA
- a CDS encoding Omega-amidase — MDTFEPSIDEETVYEHRLRADSLAPVPDHLERSSTSESTEMPAQRDAVTTTATPVVVSRVQASPSRPRPGRSPFERVGDRKISNAIEDLEDMVQEAVDVADDTADCGQVEEIYEIIEDARKAIEEASGDHPRNLMTGPTSPVEAPSVSLLRLQVQAVMKEAAQGVALEVTYSFRRILRKTRQESTWISFFVLWLEIFPAVGHIDALEGSQQCAAESIGAISNWQVGAALIERRNQSLYRETKGNVLPSSASLTNHSTKKLCHNNTARTFVSGIRNWGTGKKRLTAIIACINTALLGIIIGVYAGEVPRIQYYLADESHVSILGNVVLYIGLAISTCIVWPLPLLHGRKPYILAALALAMPLQFPQAMVISAKRSPTRQSFRAGLLCARAATGLVLGFANVNYITVLLDLFGASLQSKNPHQEYVVPNDVRRHGGGMGLWLGIWSWCWIASLAVGFMVGAVIIERLSPDWGFYVVIILLVAALVLNIIAPETRRAAYRKSVTEVYDRDENYITRRVSRGECKLHISTEGPQYWFEEVWAGLKLMAMMMCQPGFFVLALYLAWIYAQVVLVIILLGSLLSRNYKWQPRFVGAGVMSIAIGAFLALPLTKARIFSRDRKNSFRTDSMTFQKQVTWSSHLVRRAVFTIMLPLVGLAYTISSAGRPRPFMVPIAFSGALGFFSILAIAECHGLIMETFDTCDLQPGVNTRHRLESMAVQDRRRRTNYTSFPRVAAGIFASQTLAFIGGAVATEVGGIMTRRLGAQTSTGVTAGILLFLTLLLTMALLRFREVQVIPNHTFGTRRDTAAWEEFGQLEKMGRGSDWKAVVIGNPSGKMRRMSVLELGSLSRWTEIRKLNFLLKGPRLGEARSGKEPRTWRDGW; from the exons ATGGATACTTTCGAGCCAAGCATAGACGAGGAGACCGTATACGAGCACCGTTTGCGAGCAGACAGCTTAGCGCCAGTACCGGACCATCTGGAGCGATCCAGTACGTCAGAGTCCACGGAAATGCCCGCTCAGCGTGATGCAGTCACAACCACAGCAACGCCCGTGGTGGTGTCTCGAGTTCAAGCGTCGCCATCTCGTCCGCGGCCAGGTCGTAGTCCGTTTGAGCGTGTGGGCGACAGGAAGATAAGCAACGCGATCGAGGATCTGGAAGATATGGTGCAAGAGGCTGTGGATGTTGCCGACGATACTGCAGACTGTGGCCAGGTCGAGGAGATATATGAAATTATCGAAGACGCAAGAAAAGCAATAGAAGAAGCATCTGGTGATCATCCCAGAAACCTCATG ACTGGGCCTACCAGTCCCGTAGAAGCTCCGTCAGTGTcgcttcttcgtcttcaaGTTCAAGCGGTGATGAAAGAGGCCGCTCAGGGCGTAGCACTCGAAGTGACCTACTCCTTCCGCCGAATCCTACGCAAAACGCGCCAAGAGAGCACGTGGATTTCGTTCTTCGTCCTGTGGCTCGAGATCTTTCCCGCGGTCGGCCATATCGACGCATTAGAAGGGAGCCAGCAGTGCGCAGCCGAAAGCATCGGCGCCATCAGCAACTGGCAAGTCGGAGCAGCTCTGATCGAAAGGCGAAATCAAAGTCTGTATCGCGAAACAAAAGGCAACGTTCTTCCGAGTTCAGCCTCGCTGACGAATCATTCGACGAAGAAGCTCTGCCACAACAATACGGCGAGAACCTTCGTGTCCGGGATCAG GAACTGGGGCACTGGCAAGAAACGGCTGACCGCCATCATTGCGTGCATCAACACAGCCCTTCTCGGCATCATCATTGGAGTCTAC GCAGGTGAGGTGCCACGCATTCAGTACTATCTCGCAGACGAAAGCCATGTTTCCATCCTCGGCAACGTTGT GCTGTACATTGGCCTCGCCATCTCCACCTGCATAGTCTGGCCACTGCCACTGCTTCATGGCCGCAAGCCCTATATACTGGCTGCCTTGGCGCTTGCCATGCCGTTACAATTTCCCCAGGCGATGGTCATCAGTGCTAAAAGATCGCCAACCAGACAGAGCTTCCGAGCAGGACTCCTTTGCGCTCGTGCAGCAACCGGGCTCGTTCTTGGGTTTGCGAACGTGAACTACATCACTGTGCTGCTTGACCTGTTCGGTGCATCGCTGCAAAGCAAGAACCCTCATCAAGAGTACGTTGTACCAAACGATGTAAGGCGGCATGGCGGAGGCATGGGTTTGTGGCTTGGGATCTGGTCCTGGTGCTGGATCGCATCGCTCGCTGTCGGTTTCATGGTCGGTGCCGTGATCATCGAACGTTTGAGTCCAGACTGGGGCTTCTACGTCGTCATCATCCTACTGGTTGCTGCACTGGTGCTGAACATCATCGCACCCGAGACTCGGCGTGCAGCCTATCGAAAGTCGGTTACAGAGGTTTACGATCGTGATGAGAACTACATCACCCGGCGCGTCTCTCGTGGCGAGTGCAAACTGCACATCTCGACGGAAGGACCGCAGTACTGGTTCGAAGAGGTCTGGGCTGGGTTGAAGCTCATGGCCATGATGATGTGCCAGCCAGGCTTCTTTGTGCTGGCTCTGTACTTGGCCTGGATCTATGCACAAGTAGTGCTCGTCATCATCCTGCTTGGCTCGTTGCTTTCGAGAAACTACAAATGGCAGCCACGCTTCGTAGGAGCTGGTGTTATGTCGATTGCTATCGGGGCCTTCCTGGCGCTCCCCCTGACCAAAGCTAGGATCTTTTCGCGCGATCGGAAGAATTCGTTTCGAACAGACAGCATGACGTTCCAGAAGCAAGTCACTTGGTCTTCGCATCTCGTCCGACGTGCAGTCTTTACGATTATGCTCCCACTTGTGGGTCTGGCCTACACAATCTCGTCGGCTGGGCGCCCAAGACCGTTCATGGTACCGATTGCGTTTTCAGGCGCTCTTGGTTTCTTCAGCATACTTGCCATCGCTGAGTGCCACGGTCTGATCATGGAGACGTTTGACACGTGCGACCTGCAGCCTGGGGTCAACACCAGACATCGTCTTGAGTCGATGGCCGTACAGGATCGACGCCGTCGCACCAACTACACGTCGTTTCCGCGCGTTGCAGCGGGGATCTTTGCTTCTCAGACACTGGCCTTCATCGGCGGGGCTGTGGCTACGGAAGTGGGCGGCATCATGACACGGCGTCTGGGTGCTCAGACATCGACTGGCGTAACGGCAGGGATTCTATTGTTCTTGACTCTTCTGCTCACCATGGCTCTCTTGCGCTTCAGAGAGGTGCAGGTCATTCCCAACCACACGTTTGGCACGCGACGGGACACGGCAGCATGGGAAGAGTTTGGACAGCTTGAGAAGATGGGCAGAGGCAGCGACTGGAAGGCTGTGGTGATTGGCAACCCGAGCGGGAAGATGCGCAGGATGAGCGTGCTGGAGCTGGGTTCGCTGAGCCGCTGGACAGAGATCAGAAAGCTCAACTTCCTGCTGAAGGGCCCGCGACTGGGCGAGGCGAGGTCTGGAAAGGAACCGAGGACGTGGCGAGACGGGTGGTAG
- a CDS encoding Amidase yields MSEQNWEKIAKAKQAALAELIPAEYRIPKDLVPPESQLDVTPWPKQSGWFSEKELEITGSTASVILQKIASKTWSSEAVTKAFCKRAAAAHQLTNCLSDAFFEEAIKSAATLDDHFQQTGKLVGPLHGLPISLKDNFNIKGKDSTVGFTSLVNKPAEYNATLVDILAELGAVRYCKTNVPTAMMIAESVNNTFGRTVNPLNRSLTSGGSSGGESALIAFGGSPLGVGTDIGGSLRIPAACTGIFTLRPSHGRFTTQRCRSGLAGQEAVKSVNGPMARTLEDITMYSKAVIDAKPWLVDPTMLPMPWQMVEQKQKLKIAVMRSDGICLPTPPVTRALEETVKKLKSAGHELVDWDPQQLHSKALELLGRMFVADGGKSVEALLAPTGEPWRTEMKSYEDATELGVYDLWQLHLERTELQRQYLKQWMSYDGLDAILCPTTPYATVKHGDFKYVGYTGVYNVVDYSAVSFPSGVFVDKDVDTPITDYKALSSFCQATHDSYDAEVVHGMPVSLQLVAKRLEEEKVLAMTATVLQAL; encoded by the exons ATGTCCGAGCAAAATTGGGAAAAGATCGCCAAAGCGAAGCAAGCGGCGCTCGCGGAATTAATTCCAGCCGAGTATCGCATCCCCAAGGACCTCGTACCACCAGAATCACAACTCGATGTCACGCCTTGGCCCAAGCAATCTGGCTGGTTTTCGGAAAAAGAGCTGGAAATCACCGGTAGCACTGCATCGGTTATTTTGCAGAAAATCGCGTCTAAGACATGGAGCTCGGAAGCCGTTACGAAGGCTTTCTGCAAgcgcgcagcagcagctcatCAACTGACCAACTGTCTGAGCGATGCATTCTTCGAGGAGGCTATCAAGAGCGCTGCTACCCTCGATGATCATTTTCAACAAACCGGAAAGCTTGTAGGGCCCTTGCATGGTCTCCCTATCTCACTCAAGGATAACTTCAACATCAAAGGCAAAGACAGCACAGTAGGGTTTACGTCTCTGGTCAATAAGCCTGCAGAGTACAACGCTACGCTTGTCGACATATTAGCAGAGCTAGGAGCAGTCAGATACTGCAAAACCAACGTCCCAACAGCCATGATGATTGCTGAATCGGTCAACAACACATTTGGTCGCACCGTCAACCCACTGAACCGGAGCCTCACTTCAGGCGGCTCGTCGGGCGGAGAATCAGCCCTCATCGCTTTTGGGGGTAGTCCATTGGGTGTTGGCACCGACATTGGAGGCAGCCTACGCATCCCCGCTGCATGCACTGGTATCTTCACTCTACGCCCAAGCCACGGTCGATTCACTACGCAACGGTGCCGTTCGGGGCTTGCAGGCCAGGAAGCGGTCAAGAGTGTGAATGGGCCTATGGCAAGGACGTTGGAAGACATCACTATGTACTCGAAAGCAGTCATCGATGCAAAGCCATGGCTCGTCGATCCGACAATGCTGCCTATGCCTTGGCAGATGGTggagcagaagcagaagctgAAGATCGCTGTCATGAGGAGTGATGGGATATGCTTGCCTACTCCACCCGTCACGCGGGCTCTGGAAGAGACGGTCAAGAAGCTGAAGAGTGCTGGGCATGAGCTGGTTGATTGGGATCCTCAGCAGCTTCACTCAAAGGCCCTGGAACTCCTG GGACGTATGTTCGTAGCCGATGGCGGTAAAAGTGTCGAAGCTCTTCTTGCACCCACAGGCGAGCCGTGGCGGACAGAGATGAAGTCGTATGAAGATGCTACGGAGCTCGGTGTGTACGACCTGTGGCAGCTACATCTAGAGCGTACCGAGCTACAGCGGCAGTATCTCAAGCAATGGATGTCTTACGACGGCCTTGATGCTATCTTAT GCCCTACAACACCGTACGCTACCGTGAAGCATGGGGATTTCAAGTACGTTGGCTACACCGGTGTGTACAACGTTGTCGACTACTCTGCCGTTTCGTTTCCTAGTGGTGTGTTTGTCGACAAGGACGTTGACACGCCTATCACGGACTACAAAGCGCTTAGCAGTTTCTGCCAGGCCACCCACGATAGCTACGATGCCGAGGTTGTGCACGGAATGCCGGTCAGTCTACAGCTTGTTGCGAAGAGGCTCGAAGAGGAGAAGGTCCTTGCTATGACAGCTACTGTGTTGCAAGCTCTTTGA